The following proteins come from a genomic window of Lolium rigidum isolate FL_2022 chromosome 5, APGP_CSIRO_Lrig_0.1, whole genome shotgun sequence:
- the LOC124653397 gene encoding FAD synthetase, chloroplastic-like, which translates to MERGGAAALACTFRSSSPSPSPVSHWRPLLRSRIRPSATARPPHFLLPTTGRRCSYHSQKRFLDTSKGLKRYPLTVSSPFGRPGVSLNDGDLVKDKLLIDCGDEQDCVLDGIVALGKFDALHIGHRELAMHASKSGNPFLLSFVGMAEVLGWEYRPPIVAHCDRKRVLSSWATYCRNVVPLEYQVEFSKVRYLTPHQFVEKLSTDLRIKGVVAGENYRFGYKASGDAAELVKLCEEFGLSAFIVRSVMDTAKRSYNGASPAVNSSDKGQVSSSRVRHALSVGDIEYVSKLLGRKHRLVLTVSEYSPLKERKNIIVPKSCMLNMPPADGFYENCELFNGGYLGLCRVVINTETIDIEMKDESSLPPNPFQEDQLLGIEFG; encoded by the exons ATGGAgcggggcggcgccgccgcgctcgcatgcaccttccgctcctcctccccctccccctctccgGTTTCCCACTGGCGGCCTCTCCTCCGCTCCCGCATCCGTCCGTCCGCGACTGCCAGGCCTCCTCACTTCCTCCTGCCAACCACCGGCCGGCGCTGCAG CTACCACAGCCAGAAAAGGTTTCTAGACACAAGCAAGGGGCTTAAAAGGTACCCATTGACTGTTTCCAGCCCGTTTGGACGTCCAGGGGTTAGTCTGAACGATGGAGATTTGGTGAAAGATAAGCTCCTAATTGATTGTGGAGATGAGCAAGATTGTGTGCTTG ATGGGATAGTTGCCTTGGGAAAGTTTGATGCCCTTCACATTGGCCATCGGGAACTAGCAATGCATGCTTCTAAATCAGGAAACccgtttcttctttcttttgtgGGGATGGCTGAAGTACTTGGCTGGGAGTATAG ACCTCCGATAGTTGCTCATTGTGATCGGAAACGTGTCCTTTCTTCTTGGGCTACATATTGTAGAAATGTGGTCCCTCTTGAATATCAAGTTGAGTTTTCAAAGGTCAGGTACCTAACTCCACACCAGTTTGTTGAGAAGTTATCAACGGATCTTAGAATAAAAGGTGTCGTCGCAG GTGAAAACTACAGATTCGGCTACAAAGCATCTGGTGATGCAGCTGAGTTAGTGAAACTATGCGAGGAATTCGGTTTAAGTGCATTTATTGTACGCTCTGTCATGGACACAGCAAAAAGATCTTATAATGGAGCATCACCTGCTGTAAATTCAAGTGATAAAGGACAGGTGTCTTCCAGTCGTGTTCGCCATGCTTTGTCGGTTGGTGACATTGAATATGTCTCCAAATTGCTTGGGAGAAAACACCGCCTTGTTCTAACAGTGAGCGAATACAGCCCTCTCAAGGAACGGAAAAACATTATAGTCCCTAAATCTTGCATGTTGAACATGCCACCAGCTGACGGTTTCTATGAAAATTGCGAGCTCTTCAATGGAGGGTATCTTGGACTATGCAGGGTGGTCATTAACACAGAAACCATTGACATCGAAATGAAAGATGAGAGCAGTTTGCCACCAAATCCTTTTCAAGAAGATCAACTACTAGGGATTGAGTTTGGGTGA